A single region of the Salvia miltiorrhiza cultivar Shanhuang (shh) chromosome 8, IMPLAD_Smil_shh, whole genome shotgun sequence genome encodes:
- the LOC130997202 gene encoding chalcone isomerase-like protein 2, whose protein sequence is MGSNEVEAVMVDEVPFPPQITITKPLSLLAHGITDIEIHFLQIKFTAIGVYLDPQIGTHLQKWKGKSPADLAQDDDLFDALISAPVEKLIRVVVIKEIKGSQYGVQLENSVRERLAEEDKYEEEEEAALEQVVHFFQSKYFNPHSTITFYFPTTAAPTVQIVFSTEGKEESKMEVNNANVAEMIQKWYLGGSRGLSPTTISSLATALSAELSK, encoded by the exons A TGGGTAGTAATGAGGTGGAGGCTGTGATGGTGGATGAAGTTCCATTTCCTCCACAAATAACCATCACCAAGCCATTGTCCTTGCTGGCTCATG gaATTACGGACATAGAGATACATTTCCTCCAGATTAAGTTCACAGCAATTGGAGTTTACTTGGACCCTCAGATTGGGACCCATCTCCAAAAATGGAAAGGCAAATCTCCCGCCGACTTAGCACAAGACGACGATCTCTTCGACGCCCTAATTTCTG CTCCGGTGGAGAAGCTGATACGCGTGGTGGTGATTAAGGAGATAAAAGGGTCGCAATACGGAGTGCAGTTGGAGAATTCTGTTAGGGAGCGTTTGGCTGAAGAGGATAAGTacgaggaggaagaagaagctgcTTTGGAACAAGTCGTCCATTTCTTCCAATCCAAATATTTCAACCCACATTCTACCATTACATTTTACTTTCCAACTACTGCTGCTCCTACCGTCCAG ATTGTATTTTCAACGGAGGGGAAGGAAGAATCAAAGATGGAGGTGAACAATGCGAACGTGGCTGAGATGATACAGAAATGGTACTTGGGCGGGAGCCGTGGATTGTCTCCGACCACCATCTCTTCCTTGGCTACCGCTCTCTCCGCCGAGTTATCCAAATAA
- the LOC130997204 gene encoding RING-H2 finger protein ATL74-like, with protein MRFYHWPRRLLVEARDSGGGGYSRAASFDRNMVIILAALLCALICALGVNSIVRCMLRCAARMNINRGEAPPQFGRKGLRKAALRHIPVEVYQGVGSTDCPICLGEFVDGDKMRVLPKCHHSFHVKCVDVWLASHTSCPTCRHSLAPDGGRGADSAAQEVA; from the coding sequence ATGAGATTCTATCACTGGCCGCGCCGCCTGCTCGTCGAAGCTCGagacagcggcggcggcggctacAGCAGAGCGGCGAGCTTCGACAGGAACATGGTGATCATACTGGCGGCCTTGTTGTGCGCTTTGATATGCGCTCTCGGGGTAAACTCCATAGTGAGATGCATGCTGAGGTGCGCGGCCAGGATGAATATTAATCGGGGCGAGGCGCCGCCGCAGTTCGGGAGGAAGGGGCTGAGGAAGGCGGCGCTCCGGCATATCCCGGTGGAGGTGTACCAGGGGGTGGGGTCCACGGACTGCCCGATATGCCTTGGTGAGTTTGTGGATGGAGACAAGATGAGGGTGCTGCCCAAATGCCATCACTCCTTTCATGTGAAATGTGTTGATGTGTGGTTGGCCTCCCACACCTCGTGCCCCACGTGCCGCCACTCGCTCGCCCCCGACGGCGGCCGAGGAGCTGATTCTGCTGCTCAAGAGGTGGCCTAA